A region from the Medicago truncatula cultivar Jemalong A17 chromosome 6, MtrunA17r5.0-ANR, whole genome shotgun sequence genome encodes:
- the LOC112422451 gene encoding uncharacterized protein, which yields MTCLLKLLYVCCSLLLVAAATAPNFAAQINTIPMLSGMNFKSWKESAEIVLGCMDLDLSLREDRPVATPDNPNEAKIEKWDRSNRMCLMIIKRSIPEMIRGSIAESESAKGFLETVEKFFAKNDKVETSSVLSKLVSMNYKGKGNIREYILEMSNLASKLKALKLELPEDLIVHLVLISLPSHFSQFKVSYNTQKEKWTLNELISHCVQEEERLKREKTESAHLATNSQNKRKRTAGNSSQNKKAKEQPAGVKCFFCKKYGHMKNDCSKFAAWKVKKGLPVEPSAK from the exons ATGACATGTCTACTAAAGTTGTTGTATGTTTGTTGTTCTCTTCTTTTAGTTGCTGCTGCCACCGCTCCCAATTTTGCTGCTCAAATTAACACTATCCCTATGCTGAGTGGGATGAACTTCAAGTCTTGGAAGGAATCTGCTGAGATTGTTCTTGGATGCATGGACTTGGACTTATCCTTGAGGGAGGATCGCCCCGTCGCTACTCCTGATAATCCGAATGAAGCTAAGATAGAAAAATGGGACCGTTCAAACCGTATGTGCCTTATGATCATTAAAAGATCCATACCGGAGATGATTAGGGGCTCCATTGCTGAGAGTGAGAGTGCAAAGGGTTTCCTTGAAACCGTTGAGAAGTTCTTTGCAAAGAATGATAAAGTTGAAACTAGTAGTGTCCTATCCAAACTGGTTTCAATGAACTACAAAGGTAAAGGGAACATAAGGGAGTACATATTGGAAATGTCTAATCTCGCATCAAAACTCAAGGCACTGAAGTTAGAACTTCCTGAAGATTTAATTGTGCATTTGGTTTTAATTTCTCTTCCATCACACTTCAGTCAGTTCAAAGTGAGTTATAACACTCAGAAAGAAAAATGGACACTAAATGAGCTGATATCTCACTGTGTGCAAGAAGAGGAGAGACTGAAAAGAGAGAAGACTGAAAGTGCTCACTTGGCCACCAACTCTCAGAATAAAAGGAAGAGGACTGCTGGAAATTCTTCACAGAATAAGAAGGCAAAGGAACAACCAGCTGGGGTGAAATGTTTCTTCTGCAAGAAATATGGTCACATGAAGAATGATTGTTCCAAGTTTGCCGCATGGAAAGTAAAGAAGG GGTTGCCTGTGGAGCCGTCCGCCAAATGA